A single window of Desulfovibrio inopinatus DSM 10711 DNA harbors:
- a CDS encoding glycosyltransferase family 2 protein, with amino-acid sequence MYTHALPTFSIVTPSYNQAAFLEQTLESIHNQRGVNVEHIVMDGGSTDGSVEIITAREKQIAYWQSASDGGQAQALRDGFARATGDILGWLNSDDYYLSPTVLQETAAVFAQHPDVDIVTSDVVLVSETGEPLLMDMVLRPDHFRMRYCMAMPQQSTFWRRSAYEAVGGINPAFAHCMDFDLFQRLSEGRSIKRIPMVAAAFRIHQSGKTTVQADVQLNEAGQLQHRYGQGVGHWFAIKAVTMLVRLESTVAEIGALLSGRSLPTLFNARLEPMRGYIKRKHHLVF; translated from the coding sequence ATGTATACACACGCTTTGCCCACATTCTCTATTGTGACCCCGTCCTACAATCAAGCCGCGTTTTTGGAACAAACGTTGGAAAGCATTCATAACCAGCGTGGAGTCAACGTGGAGCATATTGTCATGGATGGCGGCTCTACCGATGGATCGGTTGAAATCATCACCGCGCGCGAAAAACAAATCGCCTATTGGCAATCGGCCTCCGATGGCGGACAGGCACAAGCACTCCGTGACGGTTTTGCCCGCGCAACCGGCGATATTCTCGGCTGGCTCAACTCGGATGATTATTATCTTTCTCCAACCGTTTTGCAGGAAACCGCGGCGGTATTTGCGCAGCATCCTGACGTTGATATCGTGACCTCCGATGTGGTGTTGGTTTCTGAAACCGGAGAGCCGCTTCTTATGGACATGGTCTTGCGTCCCGATCATTTCCGGATGCGCTACTGCATGGCAATGCCTCAGCAATCAACGTTTTGGCGACGCTCGGCATACGAGGCGGTTGGCGGTATCAATCCAGCATTCGCGCATTGTATGGATTTCGATTTGTTTCAACGCCTGAGCGAAGGGCGCTCAATCAAGCGTATTCCCATGGTTGCCGCAGCATTTCGCATTCATCAATCGGGGAAAACGACGGTGCAAGCCGATGTTCAGCTCAACGAAGCCGGACAACTCCAACATCGATATGGCCAGGGCGTCGGCCATTGGTTTGCCATTAAAGCCGTCACGATGCTCGTTCGACTTGAGTCGACCGTGGCTGAAATCGGAGCGCTTCTCTCTGGGCGATCATTGCCGACATTATTCAATGCTCGTCTCGAACCGATGCGTGGCTATATTAAACGAAAACATCATCTTGTGTTTTAA
- a CDS encoding glycosyltransferase family 4 protein, whose translation MRIGINARILQYPSGGAREYLACLLDSLLELDQENTYVLFYQEKSFPEAFSQAEHVQLARSHRLVFDWVQLPRALTKHSIDLAFFPASSMPGTVRTPSVVSMLDLGYFVREYRMYKTADTLYMRYAIGLASRKAQRLTAISDYTAQDVVRRLGTPRNKIDVTPLAADPIYGTAPPENAVIAFATKHSLPKRFFLYTGNISPRKNLTTLLNAFSRIKDNTDTRLVITGGTSWGEDFDNELTTYDLHEHVIRLGHVKKAEMPLLYTNALAFVFPSRFEGFGLPILEAQAMAVPVASSSATSLPEVGGDGALYFDPDDPVRLAEILQQLESDPQLREQLIRAGHKNCAQFTWHETARRTLASFQKAMMP comes from the coding sequence ATGCGAATCGGAATCAATGCTCGCATCCTACAATATCCTTCCGGTGGTGCTCGGGAATACCTTGCCTGCCTGCTGGACAGTCTGCTTGAACTCGACCAGGAAAATACCTATGTCTTGTTCTATCAAGAAAAATCTTTCCCTGAAGCGTTTTCCCAAGCAGAACACGTCCAATTAGCACGGAGTCATCGTCTTGTTTTCGATTGGGTTCAACTTCCACGTGCATTGACCAAGCATAGCATCGATCTCGCTTTTTTCCCGGCATCAAGTATGCCCGGAACGGTCCGAACACCAAGCGTCGTCTCCATGCTCGATTTAGGATATTTTGTCCGCGAATACCGTATGTATAAGACTGCAGACACGCTGTACATGCGTTATGCCATTGGCTTGGCGAGTCGAAAAGCTCAACGGCTTACGGCGATTTCCGATTATACGGCCCAGGATGTCGTCAGACGTCTAGGGACACCCCGCAACAAGATTGATGTCACTCCACTGGCCGCCGATCCTATTTATGGAACCGCCCCCCCGGAGAACGCTGTCATCGCTTTCGCCACAAAACATAGCCTGCCCAAGCGCTTTTTTCTCTATACAGGCAATATTTCTCCACGCAAAAATCTGACAACACTGCTCAATGCTTTCTCCCGCATCAAAGACAACACGGACACTCGTCTGGTCATCACGGGAGGAACGTCCTGGGGGGAAGATTTTGACAACGAACTAACGACGTATGACCTTCATGAGCATGTCATTCGCCTCGGACACGTTAAGAAAGCCGAAATGCCATTACTCTATACCAATGCGCTTGCCTTTGTGTTCCCCTCACGATTCGAAGGTTTTGGTTTACCCATTCTTGAAGCGCAAGCTATGGCAGTACCTGTTGCTTCGTCTTCAGCGACATCGCTTCCAGAAGTCGGCGGCGATGGAGCACTCTATTTTGATCCGGACGATCCGGTCCGCCTGGCTGAAATTCTGCAACAGCTTGAAAGCGATCCCCAACTGCGTGAGCAGCTTATCAGGGCTGGTCACAAGAATTGCGCTCAATTCACCTGGCATGAGACCGCCCGAAGAACATTGGCTTCCTTTCAGAAAGCCATGATGCCGTGA
- a CDS encoding DUF2062 domain-containing protein, translated as MISRRKRTVYQRMKRTIRYFYLRLLRIKTTPHSLALGLAVGVFVGFLPTLPIQSIWAVGLCFLIGGSKLAAMLGTWVSNPITFVPMLVLNAHIGDMLLPGLNVSPSFADINVHNMFSMGLDLITSMFVGGLALGVPAAFFTYVFTLRAARIARRRRLERARHRIALEHHEQPT; from the coding sequence ATGATTTCTCGGCGTAAACGTACTGTATACCAACGCATGAAGCGAACGATTCGCTATTTTTATCTGCGGCTCCTTCGCATCAAAACGACCCCGCATAGTTTGGCACTGGGGTTGGCTGTTGGAGTCTTCGTTGGGTTCTTGCCCACGCTGCCTATTCAAAGCATCTGGGCCGTGGGACTGTGTTTTCTTATTGGCGGAAGTAAATTGGCCGCCATGCTCGGAACATGGGTATCCAACCCCATCACGTTCGTTCCCATGTTGGTATTAAACGCTCATATTGGCGATATGCTTTTACCTGGACTCAATGTCAGTCCTTCGTTCGCCGATATCAACGTCCATAATATGTTTTCTATGGGCCTCGACCTCATCACATCCATGTTTGTCGGTGGCTTGGCTCTGGGCGTCCCGGCAGCTTTCTTTACCTACGTTTTTACGTTACGTGCTGCTCGCATAGCCCGCCGCCGTCGGCTCGAACGGGCCAGACACCGTATTGCCTTGGAACATCATGAGCAACCAACGTAA
- a CDS encoding protoporphyrinogen/coproporphyrinogen oxidase has translation MHVRYLIVGAGPTGLGAAHCLEGLGEKSFLVVEKEDYAGGLAASFTDSSGFTWDIGGHVVFSHYGYFDRLLEELLGDAYLEHQRKSLIRLAGTWTPYPFQNNIRHLPKELVWECLEGLFDAKEAPPSRPSNFREWILSTFGQGIARLFLFPYNAKVWAIDPEQMNSTWVGERVSVVDVRRVLRNIVLEQDDVGWGPNNLFRFPLFGGTGEIFRRLAARFGERVRLGCPVISIDADKKEALLNDGQRITYDAMLFTGSIDLLVRTLLTSPHDAAFTAAGKLKHNGSLIAGVAVDGMNEDDTCWMYFPESNCPFYRVTNFHNYSPNNTPDPVGMRAIKRALMTEVSFSRWKPENEADHIDRVIDGLVNASLLKQDEKKHVLSVFEYKAERAYPIPCLDRDAALAVIQPWLQSLDIYSRGRFGGFKYEVGNMDHSVMQGVQWANLVTTKTPETIYSYTQP, from the coding sequence GTGCATGTACGCTACCTCATTGTTGGCGCCGGCCCAACGGGACTTGGTGCCGCCCACTGTCTGGAAGGTCTGGGCGAAAAATCGTTTCTTGTGGTTGAAAAAGAAGATTACGCCGGAGGTCTCGCCGCAAGCTTTACGGATTCATCCGGGTTCACCTGGGACATTGGCGGACATGTCGTCTTTTCCCATTACGGATATTTCGACCGCTTGCTGGAAGAACTGCTCGGGGACGCCTACCTTGAACATCAACGTAAGTCGTTAATCCGGCTGGCAGGCACCTGGACTCCCTATCCTTTCCAGAACAACATCAGACATCTCCCGAAAGAGCTTGTATGGGAGTGTCTGGAAGGTCTGTTCGACGCCAAAGAAGCCCCTCCGTCACGGCCATCAAACTTTCGAGAATGGATTTTGTCTACCTTCGGTCAGGGCATCGCCAGACTCTTCCTCTTTCCATATAATGCCAAAGTCTGGGCCATTGATCCGGAACAGATGAACAGCACCTGGGTTGGAGAGCGCGTAAGCGTCGTCGATGTCCGCCGCGTGCTCCGTAATATCGTTTTGGAACAAGACGATGTCGGGTGGGGGCCTAATAACCTCTTTCGCTTCCCTCTTTTTGGTGGAACAGGTGAAATCTTTCGGCGTTTGGCAGCGCGGTTCGGAGAACGTGTACGGCTGGGATGTCCTGTTATTTCCATTGATGCTGACAAAAAAGAGGCTCTTCTCAACGACGGACAGCGTATCACGTATGACGCCATGTTGTTTACCGGCTCCATAGATTTGCTTGTCCGCACTCTGTTGACATCCCCTCACGACGCGGCGTTTACAGCGGCCGGAAAACTCAAACACAATGGTTCACTCATTGCCGGTGTTGCTGTCGATGGCATGAATGAGGACGACACGTGCTGGATGTATTTTCCGGAAAGCAATTGTCCGTTTTACCGGGTAACGAACTTTCATAATTATTCCCCCAACAACACCCCCGACCCCGTCGGCATGCGTGCCATCAAACGGGCTTTGATGACTGAGGTTTCGTTCTCTCGATGGAAGCCGGAAAATGAAGCCGACCACATCGATCGGGTTATTGACGGTCTTGTGAATGCTTCGCTTCTTAAGCAAGACGAAAAAAAACACGTTTTGTCTGTCTTCGAATATAAAGCCGAGCGAGCCTACCCTATTCCTTGCCTTGATCGCGATGCGGCTCTCGCCGTTATCCAACCCTGGCTTCAGTCCCTTGATATTTACTCCCGCGGTCGCTTCGGCGGTTTCAAATATGAAGTCGGGAATATGGATCATTCCGTCATGCAGGGCGTACAATGGGCTAACCTGGTCACAACGAAGACTCCGGAAACCATCTATTCATACACACAACCATAG
- a CDS encoding M24 family metallopeptidase has protein sequence MHNNSLPQNIFTKRREALKKRLTSLGHRAMLVSHAANRYYLSGFELHDPQCNESAGMLVITPGDHDYLLTDSRFLDAAKRVWPEEDIFIYTGNRYQAISSFLRDKGITTLAFESRSLTVDTHARLSEFLNLVPSVEIVEKLRLIKDEYELELMAKSCALNHLVFSKVPNLLVPGRTEAQVAWDIEQLFRNNGASELAFPTIVGIGPNAALPHAIPGDTQITENCCVLIDMGGRQYDYCSDQTRTYAVGNPTAEFSRTLEQVQNAQLDAIRAIKPRMTSREAYAIARNSFSKNGVEMHFTHALGHGIGLETHEGPSLGPISNIVLEPGMVVTVEPGLYYPEWGGVRWEHMVVITEDGCRIL, from the coding sequence ATGCACAACAACTCTTTGCCGCAAAATATTTTTACCAAACGACGTGAAGCCCTAAAAAAACGCCTCACAAGCCTCGGGCATCGCGCCATGCTCGTCAGCCACGCGGCCAACCGCTATTATTTGAGCGGGTTCGAATTACATGATCCTCAGTGCAATGAATCGGCTGGCATGCTCGTCATTACACCAGGAGACCATGATTACCTTTTGACCGACTCACGATTTCTCGATGCGGCGAAACGCGTTTGGCCGGAAGAAGATATTTTTATTTATACTGGAAATCGGTATCAGGCCATCAGCTCGTTTTTGCGAGATAAAGGAATAACCACGCTCGCATTTGAATCGCGCTCTCTTACCGTGGATACCCACGCTCGACTTTCCGAATTTCTCAACCTTGTCCCGTCCGTTGAGATTGTTGAAAAGCTCCGGCTTATCAAAGACGAATATGAACTTGAGCTCATGGCAAAGTCATGTGCGCTCAACCACCTGGTATTCAGCAAGGTTCCCAACTTACTTGTTCCCGGGCGTACTGAAGCCCAAGTCGCCTGGGATATCGAACAACTCTTCCGTAACAATGGTGCCAGTGAACTCGCCTTCCCGACCATTGTCGGCATCGGTCCCAATGCAGCCTTGCCTCATGCCATTCCGGGAGACACGCAAATAACGGAAAATTGTTGTGTCCTCATTGATATGGGCGGCCGGCAATACGATTATTGTTCCGACCAAACTCGCACCTATGCTGTCGGAAATCCCACAGCTGAATTTTCTCGGACTCTTGAGCAAGTCCAGAATGCCCAACTTGATGCCATTCGGGCAATTAAACCGAGGATGACATCACGAGAAGCATACGCCATTGCTCGGAATTCTTTCAGCAAAAACGGTGTGGAGATGCACTTCACCCATGCACTCGGGCATGGCATCGGACTGGAAACCCATGAAGGGCCAAGCCTGGGACCTATTTCCAACATCGTCCTGGAACCGGGCATGGTCGTCACGGTTGAACCTGGATTATATTACCCCGAATGGGGCGGCGTTCGGTGGGAACATATGGTTGTTATTACTGAAGATGGCTGCCGGATATTGTAA
- a CDS encoding DUF4911 domain-containing protein yields the protein MPPSSRRRHKKKARPRTTPLPTRSARLYVRLASRDIGLFRFLLEACDNLAYFTVIDKYSAVVRLRFSPDDEQDVRAFLDHQATALVQAVITPPLV from the coding sequence ATGCCCCCATCGTCTCGACGTCGTCATAAGAAAAAAGCCCGACCACGTACGACCCCACTGCCGACAAGGTCTGCACGACTTTATGTCCGGCTGGCATCACGCGATATCGGGCTTTTTCGTTTTCTGCTTGAGGCGTGCGACAATCTGGCGTATTTTACGGTTATTGATAAGTACTCTGCGGTGGTGCGGCTGCGCTTTTCGCCTGACGATGAACAGGACGTACGCGCGTTTCTCGATCACCAAGCAACGGCTCTTGTCCAAGCCGTCATCACTCCGCCTCTTGTTTAG
- a CDS encoding TatD family hydrolase encodes MAKKKNRPEPASLGLPCVGVETHAHLDYDANFEETLLDTISRAHVAGVARLGNVFLGPDKFNAHASAFNDIDEVFFLLGVHPNDVVDEKRTAVADMATAFDRESRLVAVGEIGLDYYWDRSPQDLQKQFFREQLAFARERGVPAVIHSRDAFEDTITVLDDMNFRDHPLIWHCFNGDVTMAEAILERGWYISIPGPVSYSKNTALANAAATIPLERMLIETDSPFLSPEPYRGKPNEPSYLVFTAQKIAMLREMETAELWRKTGQNAIDVFGLDPLT; translated from the coding sequence ATGGCGAAAAAAAAGAACCGCCCCGAACCGGCAAGCCTTGGTTTGCCGTGCGTCGGAGTGGAGACTCATGCACATCTTGATTATGATGCCAATTTCGAAGAGACACTTCTCGACACCATTTCTCGGGCACACGTGGCTGGCGTAGCGCGTCTCGGCAATGTATTTCTCGGCCCAGATAAATTCAATGCACATGCTTCGGCTTTTAACGACATTGACGAGGTTTTTTTCCTCTTGGGAGTTCATCCCAATGATGTTGTCGATGAAAAGCGAACCGCCGTGGCAGATATGGCAACCGCGTTTGACCGTGAGTCCAGATTGGTGGCTGTCGGCGAAATCGGACTCGATTATTATTGGGATCGATCTCCGCAGGATCTACAAAAACAGTTTTTTCGAGAACAGCTTGCCTTTGCACGCGAACGTGGAGTTCCAGCTGTCATTCATAGCCGCGACGCATTTGAAGATACCATTACTGTTCTTGATGACATGAATTTTCGGGATCACCCACTTATCTGGCATTGTTTCAATGGTGACGTCACCATGGCAGAGGCTATCCTTGAGCGAGGATGGTACATTTCCATTCCTGGCCCCGTATCATATTCTAAGAATACGGCACTAGCCAATGCCGCGGCAACTATCCCTCTTGAGCGTATGCTTATTGAAACCGATAGCCCATTCCTGTCGCCCGAGCCGTATCGGGGGAAACCGAATGAGCCAAGTTATCTTGTTTTTACAGCGCAAAAGATCGCCATGCTCCGCGAGATGGAGACGGCTGAACTGTGGCGTAAGACCGGCCAAAACGCCATTGATGTTTTTGGATTAGACCCACTGACATAA
- a CDS encoding LysM peptidoglycan-binding domain-containing protein gives MRKLVASVVFSLFFVVASFSPIAHSIAVSPAYAAQKYTVKKGDTLIEIAKKFHVSVSDLKKANSSIKASKIKIGQKLTIPTQNSSSQSQKSRSGSTYTVRSGDTLTSIGKKFGVKVSDISKANGNIKSKNLKVGQKLTIPTKNSSSQSKKSSSRSTYTVRSGDTLTSIGKKFGVKVSDISKANGNIKSKNLKMGQKLTIPGKAGKTSTPSAPPVETVSYTVQRGDTLSSISRKFNVSITKVRQANRISGNEIMAGQHLKIPGKADRANLSKQATSTSRPAAAEKQQQAPTTTAPTEAPAEKENNVSVAKEKTPSVEKNTPAPPKAAPEKPKQAASKVSKANMTAVDYYAKGNDLGLKKKYDEAIKQFDKAITLDPKNPTYFASRGHAHYYRRNYKKAIVDYTDAIQLDDTFALAYSMRGLSYTRTGNYKQAIGDYDKAIKLNNQEADFYKGRGYAYYHLKQYGPMCQDYEKACKQGDCQLLKTSQEQGLCKTP, from the coding sequence ATGCGCAAACTTGTTGCTTCAGTTGTTTTTAGCCTTTTCTTCGTCGTCGCCAGTTTTTCGCCGATAGCCCATTCCATCGCTGTATCACCAGCTTACGCAGCTCAAAAATACACGGTGAAAAAGGGAGATACACTCATTGAGATTGCCAAAAAGTTTCATGTTTCGGTCAGTGACCTCAAAAAGGCAAACTCTTCCATTAAAGCATCAAAGATTAAGATAGGTCAAAAACTGACCATTCCGACCCAAAATTCGTCCTCTCAAAGCCAAAAGTCGAGGAGCGGGTCGACGTACACGGTGCGCTCTGGGGATACATTGACCTCGATCGGAAAAAAATTCGGTGTAAAGGTCAGTGACATAAGCAAGGCGAACGGGAACATCAAGTCCAAGAACTTAAAAGTGGGTCAAAAACTGACCATTCCGACCAAAAACTCGTCCTCTCAAAGCAAAAAGTCGAGTAGCAGATCGACGTACACGGTGCGCTCTGGGGATACATTGACCTCGATCGGAAAAAAATTCGGTGTAAAGGTCAGTGACATAAGCAAGGCGAACGGGAACATCAAGTCCAAGAACTTAAAAATGGGTCAAAAACTGACCATTCCTGGTAAAGCTGGCAAAACATCTACTCCCAGTGCCCCCCCTGTTGAAACCGTGTCCTACACAGTTCAACGAGGAGATACGCTGTCTTCAATCTCTCGAAAATTCAATGTGAGCATCACAAAAGTTCGTCAAGCCAACAGGATTTCCGGAAATGAAATCATGGCGGGACAACACTTGAAAATTCCTGGAAAAGCTGACCGGGCAAATCTTTCCAAACAGGCAACATCAACATCACGTCCTGCGGCTGCAGAAAAACAACAACAAGCCCCAACGACGACTGCACCGACCGAGGCTCCAGCCGAGAAGGAGAATAACGTCTCCGTCGCAAAGGAGAAAACTCCGTCAGTAGAGAAAAACACACCTGCCCCCCCAAAAGCGGCGCCGGAGAAGCCGAAGCAAGCAGCCTCAAAAGTATCAAAAGCCAATATGACGGCTGTGGACTATTATGCCAAAGGCAACGACCTCGGCTTGAAAAAGAAATACGACGAGGCGATCAAACAATTCGACAAAGCCATTACGCTCGACCCGAAGAACCCAACGTACTTTGCCAGTCGTGGACATGCTCACTACTATCGGCGCAACTACAAAAAGGCCATTGTCGACTATACCGATGCAATTCAACTCGATGATACATTTGCATTAGCCTATTCCATGCGTGGTCTGAGTTATACCAGGACAGGGAATTACAAACAAGCTATTGGCGACTACGACAAGGCCATCAAATTGAACAATCAGGAAGCCGATTTCTATAAAGGGCGTGGCTACGCTTACTATCATCTGAAACAGTACGGTCCTATGTGCCAAGACTATGAGAAAGCCTGCAAGCAAGGAGACTGTCAACTGTTGAAGACGTCTCAAGAACAAGGCTTATGCAAAACGCCATAA
- a CDS encoding TetR/AcrR family transcriptional regulator: protein MTSFRLRERGARANGAEKKRIILDAAQELFGTYGYSGTTMKMVSEKAGVAFGLVSHYFGNKEELFMTAGFSMVDAVLLRVRVEMSRARSGIEAIEIFTETYLSYTTEHRRRFSILIRCSPFSDVEHNVDRGRIAEKFLEIIREIENCLKRGIADGSIRNVPIRETAFMIYGSIVGAVRTSILTPYELPHLYNTAQQFIVSSLIPKSTERD from the coding sequence ATGACGAGTTTTCGTCTTCGTGAGAGGGGGGCGCGAGCTAACGGAGCGGAAAAGAAACGAATCATCTTGGATGCTGCTCAGGAACTCTTCGGAACATACGGCTATTCCGGCACAACAATGAAAATGGTGTCTGAGAAAGCCGGTGTCGCTTTTGGATTAGTTTCTCACTATTTTGGTAATAAAGAAGAATTATTCATGACGGCCGGTTTTAGCATGGTGGATGCGGTCTTACTCCGTGTTCGTGTTGAAATGAGCAGAGCCCGGTCCGGAATTGAAGCAATCGAAATTTTTACCGAGACGTATCTGAGCTATACAACTGAGCATCGAAGGCGATTTTCCATATTGATTCGATGTTCTCCCTTTAGTGATGTCGAGCACAATGTTGATCGGGGACGAATAGCGGAAAAATTTTTAGAAATCATCCGTGAAATAGAAAATTGTCTGAAGCGAGGCATTGCCGATGGCAGCATTCGCAACGTACCTATCCGGGAAACCGCTTTCATGATCTATGGCAGTATCGTGGGAGCGGTTCGGACATCAATTCTCACCCCATACGAACTTCCGCATCTTTATAATACAGCTCAACAATTTATCGTGTCCAGTCTGATACCGAAGAGCACTGAAAGAGATTGA
- the hpnH gene encoding adenosyl-hopene transferase HpnH has translation MSIPAIQQARIGGYILKNIATRTKRFPLVLMLEPLFACNLQCKGCGKIAHSPEVMKKRLSLEECLGSAEECGAPVVSIPGGEPLLHPEMDKIVAGLVKQKRFVYLCTNALLLEKRLHEFEPSPYLTFNVHLDGLRDRHDSLVRREGVFDTAVSAIKRLVARGYRVTTNTTVFAGDSAERLATFFDTVSALGVEGMTVSPGYNYASADDQDAFLERQSTTELFRRILEMSHGRGWRFNHSSLYLDFLAGNQNYRCTPWGNPTRNIFGWQRPCYLLDDGYAESFHTLMEETDWDAYGRGHDRRCEQCMVHCGFEPTAVLDTVGHPLKAAQIALRRRLR, from the coding sequence GTGAGCATTCCAGCCATTCAGCAAGCCCGAATCGGGGGCTATATCCTCAAGAACATTGCCACTAGAACAAAACGGTTTCCACTGGTGCTTATGTTGGAGCCGCTTTTTGCGTGTAATCTGCAATGCAAAGGCTGTGGCAAGATTGCACATTCGCCAGAGGTGATGAAGAAACGACTAAGTTTAGAAGAATGTCTCGGATCGGCTGAGGAGTGCGGCGCTCCGGTGGTGTCTATTCCAGGGGGGGAACCTTTGCTTCACCCCGAGATGGATAAAATTGTTGCCGGGCTCGTGAAACAGAAGCGTTTTGTATATTTATGCACCAATGCACTGCTGTTGGAAAAACGGCTTCATGAATTTGAACCGTCTCCCTACCTGACGTTCAACGTGCATTTGGATGGACTTCGGGATCGTCATGACAGCTTGGTTCGACGCGAAGGGGTCTTCGATACGGCCGTTTCCGCTATCAAGCGGTTGGTTGCTAGAGGATATCGGGTAACGACCAATACGACGGTCTTTGCCGGAGATTCCGCCGAACGTCTGGCAACGTTTTTTGATACGGTCAGCGCGCTTGGCGTCGAGGGAATGACTGTATCTCCTGGATATAACTATGCCTCGGCTGACGATCAAGATGCATTTTTGGAACGCCAATCCACTACGGAGCTCTTTCGACGTATTTTGGAAATGAGCCATGGACGTGGCTGGCGGTTTAATCATTCAAGCCTCTATCTCGATTTCCTCGCAGGGAACCAAAACTACAGATGTACCCCGTGGGGTAACCCAACTCGAAACATTTTTGGTTGGCAACGCCCGTGCTATCTCCTTGATGATGGCTATGCCGAGAGTTTTCATACCCTTATGGAAGAAACGGACTGGGATGCTTATGGCCGCGGACATGATCGTCGCTGTGAGCAGTGTATGGTCCACTGTGGTTTTGAACCTACTGCTGTTCTCGATACAGTCGGTCACCCTCTCAAAGCTGCTCAGATCGCGTTACGCCGTCGATTGCGTTAA
- the hpnA gene encoding hopanoid-associated sugar epimerase yields the protein MRVLVTGATGFVGSAVAKQAVKNGYSVRCLVRSSSPLDNLKDLDVETVHGDLTDADAVARAMDGIEVVFHVAADYRLFVRDPNQMYAANVGGARHVVLAALKAGVERVVYTSSVCTLRLDPAGNPVDETSKATLADMIGHYKRSKFLAEREVDRLVREHCAPVVTVSPSTPIGPRDIKPTPTGAIIVDTLQGKMPAYVDTGLNVVHVDDVAKGHLLALERGRVGERYILGGDDMMLCEILSEICRLGDLRPPTWRLSPNMLMPLAYVCETVARLRRQNECRINRDGLRMAKKKMFFSSRKAQDELGYTPGPAHKALVDAAQWFQKNGYCPLS from the coding sequence ATGCGTGTTCTTGTAACAGGTGCGACCGGATTTGTTGGTTCCGCTGTGGCCAAACAAGCCGTGAAAAACGGGTATTCTGTTCGGTGTCTTGTACGTTCCTCCAGCCCACTTGATAACCTCAAAGACCTTGATGTGGAGACAGTACACGGAGATCTGACCGACGCTGACGCTGTCGCTCGTGCGATGGATGGAATAGAAGTCGTTTTTCATGTGGCTGCCGATTACCGTCTGTTTGTTCGTGATCCAAACCAGATGTATGCCGCCAATGTGGGCGGGGCGCGTCATGTGGTATTGGCAGCATTAAAAGCGGGAGTTGAGCGCGTGGTGTATACGAGTAGCGTCTGTACACTTCGACTTGATCCCGCGGGCAATCCCGTTGATGAAACCTCTAAGGCAACGCTTGCTGATATGATCGGCCATTATAAGCGATCCAAATTTCTGGCTGAACGGGAAGTCGATCGGCTGGTTCGTGAGCACTGTGCACCTGTCGTAACGGTAAGTCCCTCAACACCGATCGGGCCGAGAGATATCAAACCGACGCCGACCGGCGCGATTATCGTTGATACTTTACAAGGAAAAATGCCCGCTTACGTGGATACGGGCCTCAATGTCGTCCATGTTGACGATGTTGCTAAAGGACATTTATTAGCGCTCGAACGAGGTCGTGTCGGAGAACGCTATATTCTGGGTGGTGACGACATGATGTTATGTGAAATTTTATCGGAGATTTGCCGCCTGGGAGACTTACGCCCCCCTACGTGGCGTCTATCGCCCAATATGCTTATGCCTTTGGCCTACGTGTGTGAAACTGTGGCCCGTCTTCGTCGTCAAAATGAATGTCGGATTAATCGAGATGGGCTCCGTATGGCTAAGAAAAAAATGTTTTTTTCGAGTCGAAAAGCGCAAGACGAATTAGGGTATACACCTGGCCCGGCACATAAAGCCTTGGTTGATGCGGCGCAGTGGTTTCAGAAAAACGGGTATTGCCCCCTAAGCTGA